The Triticum dicoccoides isolate Atlit2015 ecotype Zavitan chromosome 6A, WEW_v2.0, whole genome shotgun sequence genome has a window encoding:
- the LOC119318222 gene encoding eukaryotic translation initiation factor 3 subunit G-like yields MPADAKIRWGELEEDDGGDLDFLLPPRVVIGPDENGFKKTIEYRFDDDGNKVKVTTTTRVRKLARARLSKAAVERRNWAKFGDAASGDDASARLTVVSTEEILLERPRAPGSKADEPSASGDPLAMASKGGAVLMVCRTCGKKGDHWTSKCPYKDLAPPTDASDMPPTSDGPAALSGPAKGSYVAPRLRAGAVHTDAGHDMRRRNDENSVRVTNLSEDTREPDLLELFRTFGPVSRVYVAVDQKTGMSRGFGFVNFVHREDAEKAISKLNGYGYDNLILHVEMAAPRPT; encoded by the exons ATGCCGGCGGACGCGAAGATCCGGTGGGGGGAGCTCGAGGAGGACGACGGGGGCGACCTCGACTTCCTTCTCCCGCCGCGGGTGGTCATCGGGCCCGACGAGAACGGCTTCAAGAAGACGATCGAGTACCGCTTCGACGACGACGGCAACAAGGTCAAGGTCACCACCACCACCCGCGTCCGCAAGCTCGCCCGCGCGCGCCTCTCCAAGGCCGCCGTCGAGCGCCGCAACTGGGCCAAGTTCGGCGACGCCGCCAGCGGCGACGACGCCTCCGCGCGCCTCACCGTCGTCTCCACCGAGGAGATCCTCCTCGAGCGCCCGCGCGCCCCAG GGAGCAAAGCTGATGAACCAAGTGCTTCTGGTGACCCACTGGCAATGGCAAGCAAGGGAGGTGCTGTTCTCATGGTTTGCAGAACCTGTGGTAAGAAGGGTGACCACTGGACCTCAAAGTGCCCCTACAAGGACCTCGCTCCACCAACTGATGCATCGGACATGCCTCCTACTTCTGACGGCCCTGCAGCACTGAGTGGCCCTGCCAAGGGCTCATACGTTGCTCCAAGGCTGAGGGCTGGTGCTGTTCATACCGATGCTGGGCACGACATGAGGCGCAGGAACGATGAGAACTCTGTCCGTGTTACCAATCTGTCGGAGGACACCCGCGAGCCCGACCTCCTTGAGCTGTTCCGCACGTTTGGCCCGGTCAGCCGTGTCTACGTTGCGGTGGATCAGAAGACTGGAATGAGCAGGGGCTTTGGGTTCGTCAACTTCGTTCACAGGGAGGACGCCGAGAAGGCCATCAGCAAGCTCAATGGGTATGGTTATGATAACCTCATCCTCCATGTGGAGATGGCTGCACCTAGGCCTACTTAG
- the LOC119318223 gene encoding uncharacterized protein LOC119318223 isoform X2, translating to MAGPNPSPAMAAAAAAATPARAWWRPEIPATAAAAAGSCFFRAGGRRFAGLQMTGRASSILPHVKSGEAAEGSPNADTETATAIAPVVDEETLRHDLETAIEEEDYGRAARLRDELRHLREDGRSSLLAANTRFYDAFRDGDLAAMHAVWAKGEHVYVVHPSAGRISGYETVMRSWEMVCDADHEFPLRFDLQDVEVHVKGDIGYVTCLEMVKTRGSGGSWGKQLATNVFEKVAGEWLMCVHHASHLDDDDE from the exons ATGGCAGGACCTAACCCATCCCcagctatggcggcggcggcggcggcggccacgccGGCGAGGGCCTGGTGGCGGCCGGAAATCCCCGCGACCGCCGCAGCCGCTGCTGGCAGCTGCTTCTTCCGTGCCGGAGGAAGGCGCTT TGCAGGACTTCAAATGACAGGCAGAGCCAGCAGCATCCTCCCTCACGTCAAGAGCGGGGAGGCAGCAGAAGGGAGCCCCAACGCTGACACCGAGACCGCCACTGCCATCGCCCCTGTCGTCGATGAGGAGACCCTGCGCCACGACCTGGAGACGGCGATCGAGGAGGAGGACTACGGGCGTGCGGCGAGGCTCCGGGATGAGCTCCGGCACCTCCGGGAGGACGGGCGGTCGTCCCTGCTGGCGGCGAACACGCGGTTCTATGACGCGTTCCGGGACGGTGACCTGGCGGCGATGCATGCTGTGTGGGCGAAGGGCGAGCACGTGTACGTGGTGCACCCGTCGGCGGGGCGCATCTCGGGCTACGAGACGGTGATGCGGAGCTGGGAGATGGTGTGCGACGCCGATCACGAGTTCCCGCTGCGGTTCGACCTCCAGGACGTGGAGGTGCACGTCAAGGGGGATATTGGGTATGTCACCTGCCTGGAAATGGTGAAGACGAGGGGCAGCGGCGGCAGCTGGGGCAAGCAGCTCGCCACCAACGTCTTCGAGAAGGTCGCCGGCGAGTGGCTCATGTGCGTCCACCACGCCTCGCATCTCGACGACGACGATGAATGA
- the LOC119318223 gene encoding uncharacterized protein LOC119318223 isoform X1 — MAGPNPSPAMAAAAAAATPARAWWRPEIPATAAAAAGSCFFRAGGRRFSAGLQMTGRASSILPHVKSGEAAEGSPNADTETATAIAPVVDEETLRHDLETAIEEEDYGRAARLRDELRHLREDGRSSLLAANTRFYDAFRDGDLAAMHAVWAKGEHVYVVHPSAGRISGYETVMRSWEMVCDADHEFPLRFDLQDVEVHVKGDIGYVTCLEMVKTRGSGGSWGKQLATNVFEKVAGEWLMCVHHASHLDDDDE, encoded by the exons ATGGCAGGACCTAACCCATCCCcagctatggcggcggcggcggcggcggccacgccGGCGAGGGCCTGGTGGCGGCCGGAAATCCCCGCGACCGCCGCAGCCGCTGCTGGCAGCTGCTTCTTCCGTGCCGGAGGAAGGCGCTT CAGTGCAGGACTTCAAATGACAGGCAGAGCCAGCAGCATCCTCCCTCACGTCAAGAGCGGGGAGGCAGCAGAAGGGAGCCCCAACGCTGACACCGAGACCGCCACTGCCATCGCCCCTGTCGTCGATGAGGAGACCCTGCGCCACGACCTGGAGACGGCGATCGAGGAGGAGGACTACGGGCGTGCGGCGAGGCTCCGGGATGAGCTCCGGCACCTCCGGGAGGACGGGCGGTCGTCCCTGCTGGCGGCGAACACGCGGTTCTATGACGCGTTCCGGGACGGTGACCTGGCGGCGATGCATGCTGTGTGGGCGAAGGGCGAGCACGTGTACGTGGTGCACCCGTCGGCGGGGCGCATCTCGGGCTACGAGACGGTGATGCGGAGCTGGGAGATGGTGTGCGACGCCGATCACGAGTTCCCGCTGCGGTTCGACCTCCAGGACGTGGAGGTGCACGTCAAGGGGGATATTGGGTATGTCACCTGCCTGGAAATGGTGAAGACGAGGGGCAGCGGCGGCAGCTGGGGCAAGCAGCTCGCCACCAACGTCTTCGAGAAGGTCGCCGGCGAGTGGCTCATGTGCGTCCACCACGCCTCGCATCTCGACGACGACGATGAATGA